A single genomic interval of Bradyrhizobium japonicum USDA 6 harbors:
- a CDS encoding rhomboid family intramembrane serine protease codes for MPSYRASPGFFEVPHAAVYALMTVTVLASGFCFIQAGGPSAPAELLYRSGGMYSAAIARHEYWRLVAYGFLHVNFVHLTVNMLCLVLWGGHLEKRVGPAYFLIIYLCAMVFGAVIGNGIHSTPYLTVGASGATSGILGALLCLWILGKLDLRFDFFAINIGLNIAFAFGNSRIDWGVHLGGFAAGLIACALLDLVEKANAWALRCKFPEVVKVNLTLLACVIAPWAWSIQAQAIAAGASGWGLMIIIAVACCAVVKLVDLALSMKKGLAIVVTALAAANAAAVMLCGWVLAFSCWPHLPIGYIPLDIFLVIFCPNPVLISGLTAIGVGAVTLCLCAKEISRGIGDVGFVGASLRAERSRRQGL; via the coding sequence ATGCCCTCATACCGTGCCAGTCCCGGCTTCTTCGAGGTCCCTCATGCGGCCGTCTACGCGCTGATGACGGTGACGGTCCTCGCATCGGGATTTTGCTTCATCCAGGCGGGCGGCCCGTCGGCACCGGCGGAGTTGCTGTATCGGTCCGGCGGCATGTATTCGGCCGCAATCGCGCGGCATGAGTACTGGCGCCTGGTTGCCTATGGCTTTCTGCACGTCAATTTCGTCCATCTCACGGTGAACATGCTGTGTCTGGTGCTTTGGGGTGGACATCTCGAGAAGCGGGTCGGTCCGGCTTATTTCCTCATCATCTATCTCTGCGCGATGGTGTTCGGTGCCGTCATCGGCAATGGCATCCATTCCACCCCCTATTTGACAGTGGGCGCGTCCGGCGCCACGTCGGGCATTTTGGGCGCACTGCTTTGCCTTTGGATTCTCGGCAAGCTCGACCTCAGGTTCGATTTCTTCGCCATCAACATCGGGCTGAATATCGCGTTTGCGTTCGGCAATTCGCGCATCGATTGGGGCGTTCACCTCGGGGGCTTTGCCGCCGGATTGATCGCTTGCGCATTGCTGGATCTTGTCGAGAAGGCGAATGCCTGGGCGCTTCGTTGCAAGTTTCCCGAAGTCGTGAAGGTCAATCTCACCCTGCTTGCCTGTGTCATTGCGCCCTGGGCCTGGAGCATTCAGGCCCAGGCCATCGCCGCGGGGGCTTCCGGCTGGGGTCTGATGATCATCATCGCGGTCGCATGCTGTGCCGTCGTGAAGCTGGTTGATCTCGCGCTCTCCATGAAGAAGGGTCTCGCGATCGTCGTCACGGCCCTGGCCGCAGCGAACGCTGCCGCCGTAATGCTGTGCGGTTGGGTTCTGGCATTTTCTTGCTGGCCGCACTTGCCAATTGGATACATTCCGCTCGACATTTTCCTGGTCATATTCTGCCCGAATCCCGTTCTCATCTCGGGCCTCACCGCGATTGGCGTCGGCGCGGTGACGCTTTGTCTCTGCGCGAAGGAGATTTCGCGAGGGATCGGGGATGTTGGATTCGTCGGTGCCTCGCTGCGCGCCGAACGCAGCCGTCGCCAGGGTCTTTGA
- a CDS encoding enoyl-CoA hydratase/isomerase family protein gives MTDAANEVLYEVADHIAVITLNAPERMNTISGPMLNDLARLLTEANEDRNVRVVILTGKGRAFCAGLDLRKERDGNGLSAASSPTTINLRNTPPTVLQAMDKPTICAVNGGAAGYGMDTALGCDIRIMAESSKLAAAFVKRGVVPESGGTWLLPRMLGWAKASELIFTGRTLSARECLEWGLANEVVPDADLMNRARAIAREIAANAPLAVQASKRMMRMGLNENFSDHVHHVYLQLLPLFKTQDMAEGMKAFMEKREAKFEGR, from the coding sequence ATGACCGACGCCGCAAACGAAGTCCTCTACGAAGTCGCCGACCACATCGCGGTGATCACGCTGAATGCGCCGGAGCGCATGAACACGATCTCCGGCCCGATGCTGAACGATCTGGCGCGGCTGCTGACCGAGGCCAATGAGGACCGCAACGTCCGGGTCGTGATCCTCACCGGCAAGGGGCGGGCATTCTGCGCTGGCCTCGATTTGCGCAAGGAGCGCGACGGCAACGGCCTCAGTGCCGCGTCTTCGCCGACCACGATCAATCTGCGCAACACGCCGCCCACCGTGCTTCAGGCGATGGACAAGCCGACCATCTGCGCCGTCAATGGTGGCGCAGCCGGTTACGGCATGGACACCGCGCTCGGCTGCGATATCCGCATCATGGCGGAGTCCTCGAAGCTTGCGGCGGCCTTCGTCAAGCGCGGCGTCGTGCCGGAATCCGGCGGCACCTGGCTGCTGCCTCGGATGCTCGGCTGGGCCAAGGCCTCCGAGCTGATCTTCACCGGCCGGACGCTCAGCGCCCGCGAGTGTCTCGAATGGGGCCTCGCCAACGAGGTCGTACCGGATGCCGATTTGATGAACCGCGCCCGCGCCATCGCCCGCGAAATCGCCGCCAACGCGCCGCTCGCGGTGCAGGCCTCCAAGCGCATGATGCGGATGGGCCTCAACGAGAACTTCTCCGATCACGTTCACCACGTCTACCTCCAGCTTCTGCCGCTGTTCAAGACACAGGACATGGCCGAGGGCATGAAGGCGTTCATGGAGAAGCGTGAGGCCAAGTTCGAGGGGCGGTAG
- a CDS encoding acyl-CoA synthetase, producing the protein MSETSEFLGIVSGERRRTHAEVASRADRIASGLAKIGVRQGDCVCMLMRNDIAFLEAAYAAMRLGAYGVPINWHFKPEEINYILGDTGTSVLIGHADMLHALRDAIPKGVTVLSVLTPPEILSNYKIDPGHLKTPDFAIDFESWLAQHQPYDGPVVPQPMNMIYTSGTTGHPKGVRRNAPTPEQAAASERMRAMIYGLKPGARAILPGPLYHSAPNSFGIRAGKLDGALVLMPRFEAEEFLDLIERYRIDTIFMVPTMFIRLMKLPEVVRKKYDVSSLRHIIHAAAPCPADVKRAMIEWWGPVIYEFYGSTESSAVTFATSEDALKKPGTVGRISPGAELRFIGDDGRVLGVGDIGEIYSRMAGMADFTYHNKPEKRTEIDRDGFITSGDVGYIDEDGYVFICDRKRDMVISGGVNIYPAEIESVLHAVAGVHDCAVFGIPDAEFGEALMAVVEPQPGVTLDAGDIRTRLKGSLADYKVPKHIEIRTSLPREDSGKIFKRRLRDPYWEQAGRRI; encoded by the coding sequence ATGAGCGAAACGTCAGAGTTCCTCGGCATCGTCTCCGGCGAGCGCCGCCGCACCCACGCCGAAGTCGCCAGCCGCGCCGATCGCATCGCGAGCGGCCTCGCCAAAATCGGCGTCAGGCAAGGCGATTGCGTCTGCATGCTGATGCGCAACGACATCGCCTTCCTCGAAGCTGCCTACGCCGCGATGCGGTTAGGTGCCTATGGTGTGCCGATCAACTGGCACTTCAAGCCGGAGGAGATCAACTACATCCTCGGGGATACCGGCACGTCCGTGCTGATCGGGCATGCCGACATGCTGCATGCCTTGCGCGATGCCATTCCGAAGGGCGTCACCGTGCTCAGCGTGCTGACCCCGCCGGAGATCCTGTCCAACTACAAGATCGATCCCGGTCATCTGAAGACGCCGGACTTCGCGATCGATTTCGAATCCTGGCTGGCGCAACACCAGCCCTATGACGGCCCGGTCGTGCCGCAGCCCATGAACATGATCTACACATCAGGCACGACTGGCCACCCCAAGGGCGTACGGCGCAATGCACCCACGCCGGAACAGGCGGCGGCCAGCGAGCGCATGCGCGCGATGATCTATGGGCTCAAGCCCGGTGCCCGCGCGATCCTGCCGGGTCCGCTCTATCACTCCGCGCCGAACTCGTTCGGCATTCGCGCCGGCAAGCTCGACGGCGCGCTGGTGCTGATGCCGCGCTTCGAGGCCGAAGAATTTCTGGACCTGATCGAACGATACAGGATCGACACGATATTCATGGTCCCGACCATGTTCATCCGCCTGATGAAGCTGCCGGAGGTGGTCCGCAAGAAATACGATGTCTCTTCGCTCCGCCACATCATCCATGCCGCCGCGCCATGTCCGGCCGACGTCAAGCGCGCGATGATCGAATGGTGGGGGCCAGTGATCTACGAATTCTACGGCTCGACCGAATCCAGCGCCGTCACCTTCGCGACCTCAGAGGATGCGCTCAAGAAGCCCGGCACCGTCGGCAGGATTTCGCCCGGCGCCGAACTGCGCTTCATCGGCGATGACGGCCGCGTGCTGGGCGTGGGCGATATCGGCGAGATCTATTCCCGCATGGCCGGGATGGCCGACTTCACCTACCACAACAAGCCGGAGAAGCGCACCGAGATCGACCGCGACGGTTTCATCACCTCGGGCGACGTCGGCTATATCGACGAGGACGGCTACGTCTTCATCTGCGACCGCAAACGCGACATGGTGATCTCAGGCGGCGTCAACATCTATCCGGCCGAGATCGAATCCGTGCTCCACGCAGTGGCCGGCGTGCATGATTGCGCCGTGTTCGGCATCCCCGATGCCGAGTTCGGCGAGGCACTGATGGCGGTGGTCGAGCCGCAGCCAGGTGTCACGCTCGATGCCGGCGATATCCGCACCCGGCTCAAGGGCTCGCTCGCCGACTACAAGGTGCCCAAGCACATCGAGATTCGCACGAGCCTGCCGCGCGAAGACTCCGGAAAGATTTTTAAGCGGCGCCTGCGCGATCCCTATTGGGAGCAGGCGGGACGCAGGATCTGA
- a CDS encoding crotonase/enoyl-CoA hydratase family protein gives MEERVSISISEGVADVRLVRADKMNALDQAMFEALVAATDRLSKEKGVRVVVLSGEGRAFCAGLDMGRFAAMKEKGGNGIPGGENRDLTKRTHGQANFPQQAVWGWRQLPVPVIAAVHGVAFGGGFQLSLGADMRFLSADARMSVMEIKWGLVPDMAGTPILASLVRDDILRDLTYTGRIFSAQEAMSYGLATRICDDPRATALEVAREIAGKSPDAIRAAKRLLNNLSVDPGPALLAESVEQQKLIGSANQTEAVRSNLEKRAAKYAD, from the coding sequence ATGGAAGAGCGCGTCTCGATCTCGATCTCGGAAGGCGTCGCCGACGTGCGCCTGGTGCGCGCGGACAAGATGAATGCGCTCGATCAGGCGATGTTCGAGGCCCTTGTTGCCGCAACCGACCGGCTTTCGAAGGAAAAGGGCGTGCGTGTCGTCGTGCTCTCGGGCGAAGGCCGCGCGTTCTGCGCCGGTCTCGATATGGGGCGATTTGCCGCCATGAAGGAGAAGGGCGGTAACGGAATTCCGGGTGGCGAAAATCGCGATCTCACCAAGCGCACCCATGGCCAGGCGAACTTTCCGCAACAGGCGGTATGGGGATGGCGCCAGTTGCCGGTTCCCGTGATCGCGGCCGTGCACGGCGTCGCTTTCGGCGGTGGCTTCCAGCTCTCGCTCGGTGCCGACATGCGCTTTCTCTCGGCCGATGCGCGGATGTCGGTGATGGAGATCAAATGGGGCCTCGTGCCCGACATGGCCGGCACGCCGATCCTGGCCTCGCTCGTGCGCGACGACATCCTGCGCGATCTCACCTACACCGGCCGCATCTTCTCCGCGCAGGAGGCGATGAGCTACGGCCTCGCGACGCGCATCTGCGACGACCCGCGCGCCACGGCTCTCGAAGTCGCGCGCGAGATCGCCGGCAAGAGCCCCGATGCGATCCGCGCCGCCAAGCGCCTGCTCAACAATCTCTCGGTCGACCCCGGCCCGGCGCTGCTCGCCGAATCCGTCGAGCAGCAGAAGCTGATCGGCAGCGCGAACCAGACCGAAGCGGTGCGCTCCAATCTGGAGAAGCGCGCGGCGAAGTATGCGGATTAG
- a CDS encoding SDR family oxidoreductase has translation MFKENLLAGRCILVTGGGTGLGKSMAARFLQLGAEVHICGRRKIVCDETATELMDLHGGRVTSHGVDIRNALAVDEMVETIFRDAPLTDLINNAAGNFISRSEELSPRGFDAVANIVMHGTFYVTHAVGKRWIALKQPGNVVSITTTWVRNGSPYVVPSAMSKSAIHAMTMSLATEWGRYGIRLNTIAPGEIPTEGMSKRIKPGDEAGARTKAMNPMGRVGTMEELQNLAVFLISGGCDWISGETIAMDGAQALAMGGNFYQLRDWGDDDWKTARESIMAQNEKDRAKRG, from the coding sequence ATGTTCAAGGAAAATCTTCTGGCCGGCCGGTGCATTCTCGTGACCGGCGGCGGCACCGGGCTCGGCAAGTCGATGGCGGCGCGCTTCCTCCAGCTTGGAGCAGAGGTGCACATCTGCGGTCGGCGCAAGATCGTGTGCGACGAGACCGCGACCGAGCTGATGGACCTGCATGGTGGCCGCGTCACCAGCCACGGCGTCGACATCCGCAACGCGCTCGCGGTCGACGAGATGGTCGAGACCATCTTTCGTGACGCTCCCCTCACCGATCTCATCAACAACGCAGCCGGCAATTTCATCTCGCGCAGCGAGGAGCTGTCGCCGCGCGGCTTCGACGCCGTCGCCAACATCGTCATGCACGGCACGTTCTATGTGACCCATGCGGTCGGCAAGCGCTGGATCGCCTTGAAGCAGCCCGGCAATGTCGTTTCCATCACCACGACCTGGGTGCGCAACGGCTCGCCTTACGTGGTGCCGTCGGCGATGAGCAAGTCGGCGATCCACGCCATGACGATGTCGCTCGCGACCGAATGGGGCCGCTACGGCATCCGCCTCAACACGATCGCGCCGGGCGAGATCCCGACCGAGGGCATGAGCAAGCGCATCAAGCCCGGCGACGAAGCCGGCGCGCGCACCAAGGCGATGAACCCGATGGGCCGCGTCGGCACCATGGAGGAATTGCAGAACCTCGCGGTGTTCCTGATTTCCGGCGGTTGCGACTGGATCAGCGGCGAGACCATCGCGATGGACGGCGCGCAGGCGCTGGCGATGGGCGGCAATTTCTACCAGCTCCGCGACTGGGGCGACGACGACTGGAAGACCGCGCGCGAGAGCATCATGGCGCAGAACGAGAAGGACCGGGCGAAGCGGGGATAA
- a CDS encoding fatty acid--CoA ligase — MSTTQPLANLADMVRERATSRGNATAYEFEGRVTSFAEFNARTSKVANALIAMGVRRGDRIAYLGKNSDLYFELLMGAMKAGVVMAPVNWRLAGPEVAFIVADCKAPVLFVGPEFIAQVRQIKDQLPGVRTVITTEGGAPEWQDFTAWRDAQSGDDPRVPIDTRDIAIQLYTSGTTGKPKGAMLSHANFLNLVQTGNAEDKPEWNRWSTDDVSLVAMPIFHIGGSGWGVMGLYHGARGVIAREFDPTKVLDFFEQSGITKLFMVPAAMQFVVRQPRARTVDFSRLKYMLYGASPIPAALLKECIEIFKCGFVQMYGMTETTGTIVALPPEDHVEGLERMRSAGKALPGVEIAILDADGKPLPPREVGEIATRSGSNMAGYWNLPEATASTLRNDGWLRTGDAGYMDEDGYLYIHDRIKDMIISGGENIYPAEVESALCDHPDVAEAAVIGVPDDKWGEAVKAVVVMKPGKQATATDIINFTRERIAGFKTPKSVEFLPALPRNPSGKILRRQLREPYWAGKDRRVN, encoded by the coding sequence ATGTCCACCACACAGCCATTGGCGAATCTCGCCGACATGGTGCGCGAGCGGGCGACGAGCCGCGGGAACGCCACCGCCTATGAGTTCGAAGGCCGCGTCACCAGCTTTGCCGAGTTTAACGCTAGGACCAGCAAGGTCGCCAACGCGCTGATCGCGATGGGCGTCAGACGCGGCGACCGCATCGCCTATCTCGGCAAGAACAGCGACCTCTATTTCGAGCTGCTGATGGGCGCGATGAAGGCCGGCGTGGTGATGGCGCCGGTGAACTGGCGGCTTGCCGGGCCCGAGGTCGCTTTCATCGTCGCGGATTGCAAGGCGCCGGTGCTGTTCGTGGGGCCGGAGTTCATCGCGCAGGTCCGCCAGATCAAGGACCAGCTGCCTGGCGTGCGCACTGTCATCACCACCGAAGGCGGCGCACCGGAATGGCAGGATTTTACGGCCTGGCGCGATGCGCAGAGCGGCGATGATCCCAGGGTGCCGATCGACACGAGGGACATCGCAATCCAGCTCTACACATCGGGCACCACGGGCAAGCCGAAAGGCGCGATGCTGTCGCATGCGAACTTCCTCAACCTCGTGCAAACCGGCAATGCCGAGGACAAGCCGGAATGGAACCGGTGGTCGACCGACGACGTGTCGCTGGTGGCGATGCCGATCTTCCACATCGGCGGCTCCGGCTGGGGCGTGATGGGGCTCTATCACGGCGCCCGCGGCGTGATCGCGCGCGAGTTCGATCCGACCAAGGTTCTGGATTTCTTCGAGCAGTCGGGCATCACAAAGCTGTTCATGGTGCCGGCGGCGATGCAGTTCGTGGTGCGGCAGCCGCGCGCGAGGACGGTCGATTTCTCGCGGCTGAAATACATGCTGTATGGCGCTTCGCCGATTCCGGCGGCGCTGCTGAAGGAATGCATCGAGATCTTCAAATGCGGCTTCGTGCAGATGTACGGCATGACCGAGACGACAGGCACCATCGTCGCGCTGCCGCCGGAGGACCACGTCGAGGGCCTCGAGCGGATGCGCTCGGCCGGCAAGGCGCTGCCGGGCGTCGAGATCGCGATCCTGGATGCGGACGGCAAGCCGCTGCCGCCGCGTGAGGTCGGCGAGATCGCGACGCGCTCGGGCTCCAACATGGCCGGCTACTGGAATTTGCCGGAGGCGACTGCCTCGACGCTGCGCAATGACGGCTGGCTGCGCACCGGTGACGCCGGCTACATGGACGAGGACGGCTATCTCTACATCCATGACCGCATCAAGGACATGATCATCTCCGGCGGCGAGAACATCTACCCGGCTGAGGTCGAGAGCGCGCTGTGCGATCATCCCGATGTCGCGGAAGCCGCCGTGATCGGCGTGCCCGACGACAAATGGGGCGAAGCCGTGAAAGCCGTCGTGGTGATGAAGCCCGGCAAGCAGGCGACCGCCACCGACATCATCAACTTCACCCGCGAGCGCATCGCCGGGTTCAAGACGCCGAAGAGCGTGGAGTTCTTGCCGGCGCTGCCGCGGAATCCGTCAGGCAAGATCTTGCGGCGGCAGTTGCGCGAGCCGTATTGGGCGGGGAAGGATCGAAGGGTGAATTAG
- a CDS encoding acyl-CoA dehydrogenase family protein has translation MDFSLPADLVAYLGELDRFIDREIKPLEQADDNIRFFDHRREWARTDFENGGLPRHEWEALLRKAKDLADAAGHLRFPVPKQYGGKDGSNLWMAVIREHFAAKGLGLHNDLQNEHSIVGNFPVVTMLDRYGRDDQKAMIDGSIKGKYRITFGLTEPHHGSDATHMETRAVPATRDNVKGWIINGEKMWTTGMHVATHCALFARTSGNDGDARGITCFLVPAKSHGVKVEEYMWTFNMPTDHPRVSFTDVFVPEDALFGEVGRGLSLAQCFVHQNRIRQAASSLGAAVYCINESVKYARERKPFGRALAENQAIQFPLVELATQAEMLRLLIRKTAWEMDQLDEEQIERTLSDRVSMCNYWANRLCCESADRAMQVHGGMGYSRHKPFEHIYRHHRRYRITEGSEEIQMRKVAGFLFGYMGPGKH, from the coding sequence GTGGATTTCTCATTGCCTGCCGATCTCGTCGCCTATCTCGGAGAGCTCGATCGTTTCATCGACCGCGAGATCAAGCCGCTCGAGCAAGCCGACGACAACATCCGCTTCTTCGACCATCGCCGCGAATGGGCGCGCACCGATTTCGAGAATGGCGGCCTGCCGCGGCATGAGTGGGAGGCGCTGCTGCGCAAGGCCAAGGATCTCGCGGACGCCGCCGGCCACCTGCGTTTTCCGGTGCCGAAGCAATATGGCGGCAAGGACGGCTCCAACCTCTGGATGGCCGTGATCCGCGAGCACTTTGCCGCCAAGGGTCTCGGCCTGCACAACGATCTCCAGAACGAGCACTCCATCGTCGGCAATTTTCCCGTTGTCACCATGCTCGATCGCTATGGCCGCGACGACCAGAAGGCGATGATCGACGGCTCGATCAAGGGCAAGTACCGTATCACCTTTGGCTTGACGGAGCCGCATCACGGCTCGGACGCCACCCACATGGAGACGCGCGCGGTGCCCGCGACCCGTGACAACGTCAAGGGCTGGATCATCAACGGCGAGAAGATGTGGACGACCGGCATGCACGTCGCCACGCATTGCGCGCTGTTTGCGCGCACCTCGGGCAATGACGGCGATGCCCGCGGCATCACCTGTTTCCTGGTGCCGGCCAAGAGCCATGGCGTCAAGGTCGAGGAGTACATGTGGACCTTCAACATGCCGACCGACCATCCCCGCGTCAGCTTTACGGATGTGTTCGTGCCGGAGGACGCGCTGTTCGGCGAAGTCGGCCGCGGCCTGTCGCTGGCGCAGTGCTTTGTGCACCAGAACCGCATCCGCCAGGCGGCGAGCTCGCTCGGCGCTGCCGTCTACTGCATCAACGAGAGTGTGAAATACGCGCGCGAGCGAAAGCCGTTCGGCAGAGCGCTCGCCGAGAACCAGGCGATCCAGTTCCCGTTGGTCGAACTCGCAACCCAGGCCGAGATGCTGCGCCTGTTGATCCGCAAGACGGCCTGGGAGATGGACCAGCTCGACGAGGAGCAGATCGAGCGCACGCTCTCCGACCGCGTCTCGATGTGCAATTACTGGGCAAACCGCCTCTGCTGCGAATCCGCCGACCGTGCCATGCAGGTCCACGGCGGCATGGGCTATTCACGCCACAAGCCGTTCGAGCACATCTACCGCCACCACCGCCGCTACCGCATCACCGAAGGCAGCGAGGAGATCCAGATGCGCAAGGTGGCGGGATTCCTGTTCGGGTATATGGGGCCGGGGAAGCATTAG
- a CDS encoding enoyl-CoA hydratase-related protein yields MDLKFSKVERKGPITIITLSRPEVYNALHIDAHFELQKVFDDFSTDAEQWVAVVTGAGDKAFCAGNDLKWQAAGGKRGWDKGGFAGLTSRFDCDKPIIAAVNGVAMGGGFEIALACDLIIASENATFALPEPRVGLAALAGGLHRLPRQIGLKRAMGMILTARHVSAKEGHELGFVNEVVPQGEALSGALRWAEMITKNSPMSIRASKQTIQKGLAVSLEQAIEEQRDYPAVKAMVASQDYIEGPKAFSEKRPPKWVGK; encoded by the coding sequence ATGGATCTGAAATTCTCAAAGGTGGAACGCAAGGGGCCGATCACGATCATCACGCTGTCGCGGCCCGAGGTCTACAACGCGCTGCACATCGATGCGCATTTCGAGCTTCAGAAGGTGTTCGACGATTTCTCGACCGACGCCGAGCAGTGGGTCGCGGTCGTCACCGGCGCCGGCGACAAGGCGTTCTGCGCCGGCAACGATCTGAAATGGCAGGCGGCGGGCGGCAAGCGCGGCTGGGACAAGGGCGGCTTTGCCGGCCTCACCTCGCGCTTCGACTGCGACAAGCCGATCATCGCCGCGGTAAACGGCGTCGCCATGGGGGGCGGCTTCGAGATCGCGCTCGCCTGCGACCTGATCATCGCGTCCGAGAATGCGACCTTCGCCCTGCCCGAGCCACGCGTCGGCCTCGCCGCACTTGCAGGCGGCCTGCACCGCTTGCCGCGCCAGATCGGCCTGAAGCGCGCCATGGGCATGATCCTCACCGCGCGCCATGTCAGCGCCAAGGAGGGCCATGAGCTCGGCTTCGTCAACGAGGTGGTCCCGCAGGGCGAGGCGCTGTCGGGCGCATTGCGCTGGGCTGAGATGATCACCAAGAACTCGCCGATGTCGATCCGGGCGTCGAAGCAGACCATCCAGAAGGGGCTTGCCGTATCACTGGAACAGGCGATCGAGGAGCAGCGCGACTATCCGGCGGTGAAGGCGATGGTGGCCTCGCAGGACTATATCGAGGGCCCGAAAGCGTTCTCGGAGAAGCGGCCGCCGAAATGGGTGGGGAAGTAG
- a CDS encoding DUF6285 domain-containing protein: MQDEPTPIELIKAVADFLRNDITPLISGHQAFKLRVAVNILDLVTRQLTQEEGGDAREVERLRALLGMDGSVADLNRALADRIARGEIDLATPGLAEHLWATTMDKLAVDQPNYASYKRELGR, translated from the coding sequence ATGCAGGACGAACCGACCCCGATCGAGCTGATCAAGGCGGTCGCCGATTTCCTCCGCAACGACATCACGCCGCTGATCTCCGGCCATCAGGCCTTCAAGCTGCGCGTCGCCGTCAACATCCTCGACCTCGTCACGCGGCAGCTGACGCAGGAGGAGGGGGGCGATGCAAGGGAGGTCGAGCGGCTGCGTGCGCTGCTGGGCATGGACGGCTCGGTCGCCGATCTCAACCGCGCGCTCGCCGATCGCATCGCCAGGGGCGAGATCGACCTCGCAACGCCGGGACTTGCCGAGCATCTGTGGGCGACCACGATGGACAAGCTCGCGGTCGATCAGCCGAATTACGCGTCATACAAGCGGGAGCTGGGGCGATAG
- a CDS encoding phosphotransferase family protein, with translation MIEAELSRSVARWCEGATGVTGAAKLSGGASQETWRFDIEHPDGPIGAILRRSPKGYGAAPTRAAGLAAEARLMQLAFEAGVPSPRVMHVLTPDENLGTGFIMQRVEGETIARKILRDDEYAAARPRLARQIGGVLAGLHKLPQDKLPELRSRSATQEIGEFERDYRSLSWPKPVFELALRWLRDHDPGPSAETTLVHGDFRNGNLIIGADGVRAVLDWELAHLGDPMEDLGWVCVNSWRFGEIDKPVGGFGTREELFAGYEAAGRKVDPSRVKFWEVMGTLRWGIMCGGMMQRFREGPDHSMERAMIGRRASETEIDLLRLLAPRGS, from the coding sequence ATGATCGAGGCCGAGCTCTCCCGCAGCGTCGCGCGCTGGTGCGAAGGGGCGACCGGCGTCACCGGCGCGGCAAAACTGTCCGGCGGCGCCAGCCAGGAAACCTGGCGCTTCGACATCGAGCATCCCGATGGGCCGATCGGCGCGATCCTGCGACGCTCGCCGAAGGGCTATGGCGCCGCGCCGACGCGCGCGGCGGGCCTTGCGGCTGAGGCGCGGCTGATGCAGCTCGCTTTCGAGGCCGGCGTTCCGTCGCCGCGCGTCATGCACGTGCTGACGCCGGACGAGAATCTCGGCACCGGCTTCATCATGCAGCGGGTCGAGGGCGAGACCATCGCCCGCAAGATTCTGCGCGATGATGAGTACGCGGCGGCGCGGCCGCGTCTCGCGCGGCAGATCGGCGGCGTGCTCGCCGGCCTGCACAAGCTGCCGCAGGACAAGCTGCCCGAACTGCGCAGCCGGTCCGCGACCCAGGAGATCGGCGAGTTCGAGCGCGACTATCGCAGCCTGAGCTGGCCAAAGCCCGTGTTCGAGCTGGCGCTGCGCTGGCTGCGCGACCATGATCCCGGTCCCTCGGCAGAGACGACGCTGGTGCACGGCGATTTCCGCAACGGCAATCTCATCATCGGCGCCGACGGCGTCCGCGCGGTGCTCGACTGGGAGCTCGCCCATCTCGGCGATCCCATGGAGGATCTCGGCTGGGTCTGCGTCAACTCCTGGCGCTTTGGCGAGATCGACAAGCCGGTGGGCGGTTTTGGCACACGCGAGGAATTGTTCGCGGGCTACGAAGCGGCAGGCCGCAAAGTCGACCCGTCGCGCGTCAAATTCTGGGAAGTGATGGGCACGCTGCGCTGGGGCATCATGTGCGGCGGCATGATGCAGCGGTTTCGTGAGGGGCCTGACCATTCCATGGAGCGCGCCATGATCGGCCGCCGCGCCTCAGAGACCGAGATTGATCTGTTGCGGCTGCTGGCACCGCGCGGGAGCTGA